In a genomic window of Arachnia rubra:
- a CDS encoding ABC transporter ATP-binding protein — protein sequence MNEVINAEHVTRRYSQFVAVDRVSFHVRKGELVALLGSNGAGKTSLMEVLQGATRPAEGRAQVFGLDPIADRARVRQRTGIMLQEAGFARDLTVRETLRMWAGTLTDPRPVDESLGMCGLSERADIRVGSLSGGERRRLDLAMATLGRPELLFMDEPTTGLDPAVRQMTWDLVRAMLDEGATVLLTTHYMEEAEELADRLLIMDGGKILTTGTVDEIVAQHPCEITFRTAALPEQRLAALPQLSAPVSHYRGTTRLLTSDLHTTLRELLSLADEHRIHLDGLNARAASLETAFLALTNRSSK from the coding sequence ATGAATGAGGTCATCAATGCTGAACACGTGACGCGACGATACAGTCAGTTTGTGGCCGTGGATCGCGTGTCCTTTCACGTGCGCAAGGGGGAACTCGTGGCGCTCCTCGGTTCGAACGGGGCGGGGAAGACCTCCCTGATGGAAGTGCTTCAAGGCGCCACCCGCCCAGCCGAGGGGCGGGCTCAGGTCTTTGGCCTGGACCCGATCGCTGATCGGGCGCGCGTGCGTCAACGCACGGGCATCATGCTCCAGGAAGCGGGTTTCGCCCGTGACCTCACCGTGCGCGAGACCCTGCGCATGTGGGCAGGCACCCTCACCGACCCCCGTCCGGTGGATGAGTCGCTGGGCATGTGCGGGCTGAGTGAACGCGCGGACATCCGGGTGGGCAGCCTCTCCGGAGGCGAGCGTCGACGCCTCGATCTGGCGATGGCCACCCTTGGTCGGCCTGAGCTGCTCTTCATGGACGAGCCGACCACAGGGCTCGACCCGGCGGTACGACAAATGACTTGGGACCTCGTGCGCGCGATGCTCGACGAAGGGGCAACCGTGTTGCTCACCACCCACTACATGGAGGAGGCGGAAGAGTTAGCCGATCGCCTCCTGATCATGGACGGCGGGAAGATCCTCACCACAGGCACGGTCGATGAGATCGTCGCCCAGCACCCGTGCGAGATCACTTTCCGCACCGCGGCCCTCCCGGAGCAGCGGTTGGCTGCCCTCCCCCAGCTCAGCGCCCCGGTTTCCCACTACCGAGGTACCACCAGGTTGTTGACCTCGGATCTGCACACGACCCTGCGGGAGCTGCTCTCCCTCGCCGACGAGCACCGCATCCACCTGGATGGCCTCAACGCGCGGGCCGCCTCGCTGGAGACCGCGTTCCTCGCACTGACCAATAGGAGCTCGAAATGA
- the yaaA gene encoding peroxide stress protein YaaA encodes MLSVLSPAKSLDFESPLPTAEHTTPRLLEQSMELIDVMRTISPGDLARLMRISEDLAHLNVTRYREFSPEHTPATSRPAALAFSGDVYQGLAASTFGKRDFTEAQKTVLILSGLYGLLRPLDLIQPYRLEMGTRLVTGRGRSLYDWWGTRITDLLREDLATSPGPEVLVNLASQEYFSVIDIDRLGVRVITPRFEDRNKDGAPRIVSFHAKRARGSMAGWLVRNRVRSVATLRDFTENGYHYDEDRSTQDVPVFVR; translated from the coding sequence ATGCTGAGCGTCCTGTCACCGGCCAAGTCGCTGGACTTCGAGTCCCCGCTGCCCACCGCCGAGCACACCACACCGCGGCTGCTGGAGCAGTCGATGGAGCTGATCGACGTCATGCGCACCATCTCGCCCGGGGACCTGGCCCGGCTCATGCGCATCTCGGAGGACCTGGCGCATTTGAACGTGACCCGCTACCGCGAGTTCAGCCCGGAGCACACGCCCGCGACGTCGCGTCCGGCGGCGCTGGCCTTCAGCGGCGACGTTTACCAGGGGCTGGCGGCGTCGACGTTCGGGAAACGCGATTTCACGGAGGCGCAGAAGACGGTGCTGATCCTGTCGGGACTGTATGGGCTGCTGCGTCCCCTGGACCTGATCCAGCCGTACCGTCTGGAGATGGGCACCCGCCTGGTTACCGGGCGCGGCCGCAGCCTCTACGACTGGTGGGGCACGCGGATCACCGACCTGCTACGCGAGGACCTAGCAACCTCCCCCGGCCCGGAGGTGCTGGTCAACCTGGCCTCCCAGGAATACTTTTCCGTCATCGACATCGACCGTCTCGGCGTCCGCGTCATCACACCCCGGTTCGAGGACCGCAACAAGGACGGCGCCCCCCGCATCGTCAGCTTCCACGCCAAACGGGCCCGCGGCTCGATGGCCGGATGGCTGGTCCGCAACCGGGTCCGCTCCGTCGCTACGCTCCGCGACTTCACCGAGAACGGGTACCACTACGACGAAGACCGCTCCACCCAGGACGTCCCGGTCTTCGTGCGCTGA
- a CDS encoding ABC transporter ATP-binding protein, with product MIMAGRNIPIIEVKSLTKLFGKFKALDSVSFSVNEGEVHGFLGPNGAGKSTTIRTMLGIYKPTSGRLRIFGLDPIRDSPEINSQLSYIPAEAALWPSLTGQQTLDVLAGLRGSRDRRAEVKIIDILSFDPSKKVRTYSTGNFRKLLLVAAFAAPTDLLILDEPTSGLDPLMELAFQELVTDAVAQGKTILLSSHLLPEVERLCSHVTIIKNGLIVESSEMSKMKQITNMIIEMEVSPDIDIDVSQKRLASEIEINIEDIQTIRQPSRLKFAVDREKMPRVLTYLGNQGISNFTCQATSLEELFIRHYEVGER from the coding sequence ATGATAATGGCAGGGAGAAATATTCCCATTATTGAAGTAAAGTCACTGACAAAATTATTTGGAAAATTTAAAGCACTCGATAGTGTATCGTTTAGTGTAAATGAAGGGGAAGTACATGGTTTCCTAGGTCCAAATGGTGCCGGGAAATCTACAACAATACGTACTATGCTAGGCATATATAAACCTACGAGCGGTCGTCTGCGTATATTTGGCCTTGACCCAATTCGGGATTCTCCTGAAATTAATAGCCAGCTTTCGTACATTCCAGCTGAGGCCGCGCTTTGGCCGAGTTTGACGGGTCAACAGACTCTTGACGTGTTAGCAGGTCTACGAGGGTCAAGAGATCGGAGGGCAGAAGTAAAAATTATTGATATTCTATCTTTTGATCCATCAAAAAAGGTTAGAACGTATTCAACTGGCAATTTCCGGAAACTATTGTTAGTGGCAGCCTTTGCTGCCCCAACGGATCTTCTTATCTTAGATGAGCCTACCTCAGGCTTAGATCCACTTATGGAACTGGCTTTCCAAGAGCTAGTAACCGACGCAGTTGCTCAAGGCAAAACTATCCTACTTTCTTCGCACTTACTTCCTGAAGTAGAGAGGCTATGCAGCCATGTTACCATTATAAAGAACGGGCTCATAGTAGAGAGCAGCGAGATGTCTAAGATGAAGCAGATCACTAACATGATCATAGAAATGGAGGTTTCTCCGGACATCGACATAGATGTATCTCAAAAAAGACTTGCATCGGAAATTGAGATAAACATCGAGGATATCCAAACTATTAGGCAGCCTTCTAGATTGAAGTTTGCTGTTGATAGGGAAAAGATGCCTAGAGTCCTTACTTATTTAGGGAATCAAGGGATAAGTAATTTCACATGTCAAGCGACATCATTAGAAGAGCTTTTTATACGCCACTACGAAGTTGGTGAAAGATGA
- a CDS encoding ABC transporter permease: MITNSLHRTWAISRAEISLYVRNRSIALTALLLTPVLVLASSPVILREDTIVSAPTVVLQLVMSMSLLMVVYYNLTVIFVARREDGVFQRMDTGEATRLETVVATTVPSALVLLLQAGIGLVIVGFAARAWPITNPLLLLVALLLAFAMFAAFGAFTSSFCRTVESAQYGALPGFLFLYLISGVIIPLQAFPEPIPSISAWSPMVAVNNLMALSTGSNPANGAEISFVDSWAPATQPLAALSLWLLIFAYSARRYMRFNRR; the protein is encoded by the coding sequence ATGATCACGAATTCGCTGCACCGCACCTGGGCGATCTCGCGCGCGGAGATCAGCCTCTACGTCCGCAATCGGTCCATCGCCCTCACCGCCCTGCTGCTGACCCCAGTCCTGGTTCTGGCCAGCAGCCCAGTGATCCTGCGCGAGGACACCATCGTCTCAGCACCCACCGTCGTCCTGCAACTGGTGATGAGTATGAGCCTGCTGATGGTCGTGTACTACAACCTGACCGTGATCTTTGTGGCGCGACGCGAAGACGGCGTGTTTCAGCGCATGGATACAGGCGAGGCGACGCGGCTGGAGACCGTGGTTGCCACCACCGTGCCTAGTGCGCTGGTACTGCTGCTTCAGGCGGGGATAGGGCTTGTCATTGTCGGCTTCGCCGCCCGCGCGTGGCCGATCACGAACCCGCTTCTGCTCCTGGTGGCCCTCCTGCTGGCGTTTGCGATGTTTGCGGCATTCGGCGCCTTCACTTCCTCCTTCTGCCGCACCGTAGAGTCGGCCCAATACGGCGCACTGCCCGGGTTCTTATTCCTCTACCTCATCTCCGGCGTCATCATCCCGCTCCAGGCTTTCCCCGAGCCGATCCCAAGCATCTCCGCTTGGAGCCCCATGGTGGCCGTCAACAACCTGATGGCGTTGAGCACCGGGTCTAATCCCGCTAACGGGGCCGAGATCTCCTTCGTCGACAGCTGGGCCCCGGCCACGCAGCCGTTGGCGGCGCTATCTCTGTGGCTGCTGATCTTCGCCTACTCGGCACGCCGCTACATGCGCTTTAACCGCCGCTAA
- a CDS encoding GntR family transcriptional regulator, with translation MLWQVDPRDPQPLYEQIAEVVRRAVADQELTAGDRLPAAKELAASLDVNLHTILRAYQQLRDEGHIELRRGRGAVVIAKGSTTRLDALIADLVRQAKSAGISREELFHLIEKQVEA, from the coding sequence ATGCTTTGGCAAGTTGACCCCCGCGACCCGCAGCCGCTCTATGAGCAGATCGCTGAGGTGGTCCGTCGCGCCGTGGCCGACCAGGAGCTGACCGCAGGAGACCGGTTGCCTGCCGCGAAGGAACTCGCGGCCAGCCTGGATGTGAATCTGCACACCATCCTTAGGGCCTATCAGCAGCTGCGCGACGAGGGACACATCGAGTTGCGGCGCGGACGCGGTGCTGTGGTGATCGCCAAAGGCAGCACGACACGGCTGGACGCCCTGATCGCCGACCTCGTCCGGCAGGCGAAGAGCGCTGGCATCAGCCGTGAAGAACTATTCCATCTGATTGAGAAGCAGGTTGAGGCATGA
- a CDS encoding transposase produces MPASKFSKEFKEQIIAEVLEGSRPIAEVAKSYNLESANCGSVG; encoded by the coding sequence ATGCCGGCTTCGAAATTCAGTAAAGAGTTTAAAGAACAAATCATCGCGGAGGTTCTTGAGGGGTCTCGGCCGATAGCGGAAGTGGCGAAGTCCTACAATCTGGAGTCGGCGAACTGTGGATCAGTTGGGTGA
- a CDS encoding serine hydrolase domain-containing protein: MSRDDLERLVAETFDAAGVPGGVLHVVDAQGPRETVEYGGLAASDPVTLGSTSKALAATVLLQLAEEGLVDLHAPVQRYLPGVGLPQEVTLLDLAHHRSGLRPDARPAHLIKARTREFRYANQNYNLLGNVLAAASGMTYASLLTSRVLEPLGMDQSWCPPLRPGAPGHVAVFGVNIPVRAFKAGPGSWIQGPSGAVTASAADAGRFLAMMLGGGVLDGRRVLSPASVTMMLNDVVQADGSPAVAGPFGDQGEYGLGWVRKQVRGRPVHLHVGKVPGATSVFVLLPDAGLGFVLLVNAGDFLVGTPLLGVRQHPPSRSLGSPTGGIKTCCLL, translated from the coding sequence ATGAGCCGCGACGACCTGGAGCGCCTGGTGGCCGAGACTTTCGACGCGGCCGGAGTCCCAGGCGGTGTGCTGCACGTCGTGGATGCGCAAGGACCTCGCGAGACCGTCGAATACGGTGGCCTGGCGGCCAGCGACCCGGTCACTCTCGGGTCGACCAGCAAGGCGCTGGCCGCCACCGTCCTGCTGCAGCTCGCCGAGGAGGGGCTGGTGGATCTGCACGCCCCGGTGCAGCGCTACCTGCCCGGCGTCGGCCTCCCCCAGGAGGTCACGCTGCTGGACCTTGCCCATCACCGCAGCGGCCTCAGGCCGGACGCCCGGCCGGCGCACCTAATCAAGGCTCGCACGCGCGAGTTTCGGTACGCCAACCAGAACTACAACCTGCTGGGCAATGTCCTGGCGGCGGCCTCCGGCATGACCTACGCCTCGCTCCTGACGAGCCGAGTCCTGGAGCCACTCGGCATGGACCAGAGCTGGTGTCCGCCGCTGCGGCCCGGAGCGCCGGGGCACGTCGCGGTATTCGGCGTGAACATCCCCGTGCGGGCCTTTAAAGCCGGGCCGGGGTCCTGGATTCAGGGGCCTTCGGGCGCGGTCACGGCGAGCGCCGCCGATGCCGGCCGGTTTCTGGCCATGATGCTCGGCGGGGGAGTCCTGGACGGGCGGCGCGTGCTTTCCCCAGCCTCCGTCACGATGATGCTGAACGACGTGGTCCAGGCGGACGGCAGCCCAGCGGTGGCCGGTCCATTCGGTGACCAGGGAGAGTATGGCCTGGGCTGGGTGCGCAAGCAGGTCCGTGGACGTCCGGTGCACCTTCACGTCGGCAAGGTTCCTGGCGCCACGAGCGTCTTCGTGCTGCTGCCTGACGCTGGCCTCGGTTTCGTGCTGTTAGTGAACGCCGGTGACTTTCTCGTCGGCACCCCGCTGCTCGGGGTGCGTCAGCATCCCCCGTCCCGATCCTTGGGCAGCCCAACCGGAGGTATCAAAACGTGTTGCCTACTGTAA
- a CDS encoding NAD(P)H-dependent oxidoreductase, with the protein MKTLVLVFHPNMAASRVNRALAERAESLGDDVVVRRMYDLYPGFRIDIAAEQQAMEAADRIVLQFPMYWFSSPPLLKKWEDDVLTYGWAYGSTGNALAGKELLVACSPGSSKYGRESDYIYTVHEFLRPFQASANLCSLTYLKPFLTIGAMAISDEDLAKRVEDYETTLKANSLPTLSDFD; encoded by the coding sequence ATGAAAACCCTCGTGCTCGTCTTCCATCCGAACATGGCGGCCTCACGGGTCAACCGTGCGCTGGCTGAGCGAGCCGAGAGTCTTGGCGATGATGTCGTTGTGCGCCGGATGTACGATCTCTACCCCGGCTTCCGCATCGACATCGCCGCCGAGCAGCAGGCGATGGAAGCCGCAGATCGCATCGTCCTGCAGTTCCCCATGTACTGGTTCTCCAGCCCGCCCCTGCTCAAGAAGTGGGAAGACGACGTCCTGACCTACGGCTGGGCGTACGGCTCCACGGGCAACGCCCTGGCCGGCAAAGAACTCCTCGTCGCCTGCTCCCCCGGCTCCAGCAAATACGGACGCGAAAGCGACTACATCTACACGGTGCACGAGTTCCTGCGACCCTTCCAGGCCAGCGCAAACCTCTGCTCCCTCACCTACCTGAAACCCTTCCTCACTATCGGGGCGATGGCGATCTCGGACGAGGACCTGGCGAAGCGGGTCGAGGACTACGAAACCACGCTCAAAGCCAACTCTCTCCCCACGCTGAGTGACTTCGACTGA
- a CDS encoding DUF1707 SHOCT-like domain-containing protein, whose product MGDEHIRVGDRERDQAVARLQECHAEGRLTVEELQERIQAALAAKTGGDIDKLFVDLPGGSPQRESQVGTTPSMQETYGLSNLGSPGEGLVSYESSQEPAKNKPWYNQAWVFWGVIILVMTSRGILWPLVPIVIFAMVIAPKLSRSRNRRTALPPVQPRQLTFQERDRVMREIEAGRKIHAIKLYREFTGADLRTAKNTIDAWGRDFPGY is encoded by the coding sequence ATGGGTGATGAGCACATCAGGGTGGGTGACCGGGAACGGGACCAGGCGGTCGCGCGTCTCCAGGAGTGCCATGCTGAGGGGCGGCTCACTGTTGAGGAATTGCAGGAGCGTATTCAGGCGGCATTGGCGGCCAAGACCGGAGGGGATATCGACAAGCTATTTGTCGACTTACCGGGAGGTTCGCCCCAGCGGGAATCCCAGGTGGGGACGACGCCGTCGATGCAGGAAACATATGGTCTCAGCAACCTGGGATCGCCGGGTGAAGGTCTTGTTAGCTATGAGTCGTCGCAGGAGCCGGCCAAGAACAAACCCTGGTATAACCAGGCTTGGGTTTTCTGGGGTGTCATCATCCTGGTGATGACTTCGCGAGGAATCCTCTGGCCCTTGGTGCCCATAGTAATTTTCGCGATGGTCATTGCACCCAAGCTCTCCCGGTCCCGGAACAGACGGACGGCCCTGCCGCCAGTCCAGCCCCGGCAGCTCACGTTCCAAGAGCGCGACCGGGTGATGCGTGAAATCGAGGCCGGCCGCAAGATCCACGCCATCAAGCTATATCGCGAGTTCACAGGGGCAGACCTGCGTACGGCGAAAAACACCATCGATGCTTGGGGTCGCGACTTCCCTGGGTACTGA
- a CDS encoding MerR family transcriptional regulator produces the protein MREDEQVEELTVGAVARLVGVTVRTLHHWDEIGLVRPSARAWSGYRLYDAADIARIHRVLVYREVGMPLARIAEVLDQETDTAHLMRQRDLLAERISRLQRMARAVDQMLERSSMNTQVSVAEQAEIFGTDWGDYRKEAEQAWGQTPEWAQSMARQATMTRQDWIDVRDETRDLEADLVAALEGGVQPGSPEANALAERLRASIGTWFDVTYAKQVLIARGYAEDGQFFDHYEGLRKGLGPWLKAIVDANAAAHGVDPETAQWE, from the coding sequence GTGAGAGAGGATGAGCAGGTGGAGGAACTGACCGTCGGGGCCGTCGCGCGGCTGGTAGGTGTGACCGTCCGCACCCTGCATCACTGGGACGAGATCGGACTGGTCCGGCCCAGTGCGCGGGCGTGGAGCGGCTACCGTCTCTACGACGCCGCCGACATCGCCCGGATTCACCGGGTGCTGGTGTACCGGGAGGTCGGGATGCCGCTGGCGCGGATCGCCGAGGTCCTGGACCAGGAGACCGACACCGCTCACCTGATGCGTCAGCGCGACCTGCTGGCCGAACGCATCTCACGGCTGCAACGGATGGCCCGTGCAGTGGATCAGATGCTGGAAAGGAGCAGCATGAACACCCAAGTGAGCGTCGCGGAACAGGCCGAGATCTTCGGCACCGACTGGGGCGACTACCGCAAGGAAGCCGAGCAGGCCTGGGGTCAGACCCCCGAGTGGGCGCAGTCCATGGCCCGGCAGGCGACGATGACCAGGCAGGACTGGATCGACGTCCGCGACGAGACGCGCGACCTGGAAGCCGACTTGGTCGCGGCCCTGGAGGGCGGCGTCCAGCCCGGCAGCCCTGAGGCCAATGCCCTGGCCGAGCGGCTCCGCGCGTCGATCGGCACCTGGTTCGATGTCACCTATGCCAAGCAGGTGCTCATCGCCCGCGGCTACGCGGAGGACGGCCAGTTCTTCGACCACTACGAGGGCCTGCGCAAGGGTCTCGGACCGTGGCTGAAGGCCATCGTCGACGCCAACGCCGCGGCTCATGGCGTCGACCCGGAGACCGCCCAGTGGGAGTGA
- a CDS encoding PIN domain-containing protein: protein MIRYLLDANVLIALTAAEHEHHEAAGEWLAETTQFATCPTTESALLRFLLGLGEPATMALERIRLIRALPAAEFWPSDLSYADIDATGLIGHRQATDLYLVSLAAAHGGLLATFDKALHASRPDLTFLIPRP, encoded by the coding sequence ATGATCCGCTATCTCCTGGACGCCAACGTCTTGATAGCCCTCACCGCAGCCGAACACGAACACCATGAGGCCGCAGGTGAGTGGCTCGCAGAAACCACCCAGTTCGCGACCTGCCCCACCACAGAAAGTGCTCTACTGCGTTTCCTCCTTGGTTTGGGCGAACCAGCCACCATGGCTCTGGAACGCATCCGGCTCATCAGGGCACTCCCTGCTGCCGAGTTCTGGCCCAGCGACCTGTCATACGCCGATATCGACGCCACTGGCCTGATCGGTCACCGCCAAGCCACAGATCTCTATCTCGTCTCCCTGGCTGCCGCGCACGGCGGACTCCTCGCCACCTTCGACAAGGCCCTTCATGCCTCCCGACCAGACCTGACCTTTCTGATCCCTCGCCCATAG
- a CDS encoding PEP/pyruvate-binding domain-containing protein — MNKHRFIQLTKDIPRNEYGGKADGLIELVSLGFEVPDAIIIPYSVIKELFGSSYLYDSQTFNLNLMTLAEEINQHFDGEYLAVRSSSAREDQVAASFAGQFETVLGVKGIEKLSQAIMRCWESATSERQRKYSETMGQNDSAMLSLVVQRMVVAECSGIVFSGKPDVDRSLALVEASYGLGEVVVGGHTVPDRHWVAVGTDTVVHQTIGSKQFRFDQTVSGGIQKSVVESTSASGLALDEACVLKIANDAQYAANYLGRQVDLEWAIHKSRVYYLQLRPVTTQVVSDEARTPYVGNVDPYTEARTLWSRMDIGEIFTGQLSPIGVDFAKYYQMNVHEKCGRWTGARDYGDMSLHMGYLQNHVYLNVSYTAHLLSQMPHMRDLARFTNRFTSPDVDPTRITNPFGIYSGYGKISRSFLFFLGSLFREIVDSSRRAKRMDESRRKAFALMRSLKLEKYSNSALEKLFEKGLDYFSRMNAQYMPYYINASTIHALLEGVVSVWVPEIGPSVIENLKTDMSNLRTVAASEDIDALFEHAKEYSGVYEALLQAPLGEAMDAISSAKGGKDFISEALEPFLMEHGVRGHEEMELANPRWVDEPEQVVEFLVRRALEANNHSDQIQRPRILRETVGIDELPISGVRRAIILTVAKLYKKTSEQREVARMAMITSSWIIRKIIIELSQRLCKKNILEDPKQIWCCKFEEIRSALRGDVTRIPSGQELANRDADWKTALEGPLPPQSFYGYWNPTMISNDLNRDEKRITGLPVSTGVIKGRVCVIKNLDRELRNFRTGEILVAPYTDASWTPLIRDAAAIVTDEGSYLSHSAIVAREFGIPCIVSTRDATSFFRTGDVITVNGNSGSAVLD; from the coding sequence ATGAACAAGCATCGTTTTATTCAATTAACTAAAGATATACCACGTAATGAATATGGAGGTAAGGCAGATGGCCTAATCGAATTAGTATCTCTGGGATTTGAAGTACCTGATGCTATCATAATTCCCTACTCGGTTATCAAAGAACTTTTTGGTTCATCTTATCTATATGATTCCCAAACGTTTAATTTAAATTTGATGACTCTAGCTGAGGAAATTAATCAGCACTTTGATGGGGAATACTTAGCCGTTAGAAGCTCCTCGGCAAGAGAAGATCAGGTGGCGGCATCTTTTGCTGGTCAGTTTGAAACGGTACTTGGTGTTAAAGGTATAGAAAAACTTAGCCAAGCAATTATGCGGTGTTGGGAATCAGCTACTAGTGAGCGTCAACGAAAGTATTCAGAAACTATGGGACAGAATGACAGTGCAATGCTTTCGTTAGTCGTGCAGCGGATGGTAGTCGCGGAATGTAGTGGCATAGTTTTCTCAGGGAAACCAGATGTTGACCGATCACTGGCACTCGTAGAAGCCTCTTATGGATTAGGGGAAGTGGTTGTCGGAGGCCATACAGTTCCGGATCGGCATTGGGTGGCAGTTGGGACGGATACTGTCGTGCATCAAACTATTGGATCAAAGCAATTTCGTTTCGATCAAACGGTCTCTGGTGGTATTCAGAAGAGTGTTGTTGAATCCACCAGTGCATCAGGCTTAGCTCTTGATGAAGCGTGTGTTTTGAAAATTGCTAATGATGCACAATATGCAGCTAATTATCTAGGAAGACAGGTTGATCTAGAGTGGGCCATACATAAGTCGCGTGTCTATTATTTGCAACTAAGACCTGTGACTACGCAGGTCGTATCTGATGAGGCCAGAACTCCATATGTTGGTAATGTTGATCCTTATACAGAAGCAAGAACTTTATGGTCCAGAATGGATATCGGCGAAATATTTACCGGGCAGTTATCTCCTATCGGTGTCGATTTTGCGAAATATTATCAGATGAATGTTCACGAGAAATGTGGACGTTGGACTGGCGCCCGAGATTATGGTGATATGTCATTGCATATGGGATATTTGCAAAATCATGTCTATCTAAATGTCTCTTATACAGCGCATCTGTTGTCGCAAATGCCTCATATGCGAGATCTTGCTCGTTTCACAAATAGGTTTACAAGTCCAGACGTAGATCCCACCCGAATTACCAATCCTTTTGGAATATATTCAGGCTATGGGAAAATTAGTAGATCATTTCTCTTCTTTCTAGGGTCGCTTTTCCGTGAAATTGTGGATTCTAGTAGACGGGCTAAGAGAATGGATGAATCAAGGCGAAAAGCATTTGCCTTGATGCGATCTTTAAAACTTGAAAAGTATTCAAACAGTGCTCTAGAAAAGCTCTTTGAGAAGGGATTAGATTATTTTTCCCGCATGAACGCGCAATATATGCCATATTATATAAATGCTTCCACGATACATGCTCTCTTGGAGGGCGTCGTGTCAGTCTGGGTGCCTGAAATTGGTCCATCAGTTATTGAGAATCTAAAAACTGATATGTCAAATCTCCGCACCGTTGCTGCTTCGGAAGATATAGATGCGTTGTTTGAACATGCAAAGGAATACTCAGGTGTTTACGAGGCTCTTCTTCAAGCGCCGCTGGGTGAAGCCATGGACGCAATATCTTCTGCCAAAGGTGGCAAAGATTTTATATCGGAGGCGCTTGAGCCGTTTCTTATGGAACATGGCGTGCGAGGTCATGAAGAGATGGAACTCGCGAACCCCCGATGGGTTGATGAACCAGAGCAAGTCGTCGAGTTTCTTGTTCGCCGAGCATTGGAAGCTAATAACCATTCGGATCAGATTCAGCGACCACGAATTTTGAGAGAAACCGTAGGTATAGATGAATTACCTATTTCTGGAGTACGTAGGGCCATCATTTTGACAGTGGCAAAATTATATAAAAAGACAAGCGAGCAGCGTGAAGTAGCGCGTATGGCGATGATTACTTCTAGTTGGATTATTAGGAAGATAATAATCGAATTATCTCAGCGTCTATGTAAGAAAAATATCTTAGAGGATCCTAAGCAGATATGGTGTTGCAAGTTTGAAGAGATCCGTTCTGCGTTAAGAGGCGATGTGACACGTATTCCTTCGGGCCAAGAATTGGCAAACCGTGATGCGGACTGGAAGACTGCCCTTGAAGGTCCACTGCCGCCACAAAGCTTTTACGGTTATTGGAATCCAACTATGATATCTAATGACTTGAATCGCGATGAAAAAAGAATAACTGGTCTTCCCGTAAGCACCGGGGTTATCAAAGGAAGGGTGTGTGTGATTAAGAACCTTGATAGAGAACTCCGAAATTTTCGAACTGGAGAAATTTTAGTAGCCCCATACACCGACGCCTCATGGACCCCACTAATACGTGATGCGGCTGCAATCGTAACTGATGAAGGATCGTATCTTTCTCATAGTGCAATTGTCGCAAGAGAATTCGGCATACCTTGTATTGTGAGTACCCGGGATGCGACATCATTTTTCCGTACCGGTGATGTCATTACAGTCAATGGAAACTCTGGAAGCGCAGTACTTGATTAA
- a CDS encoding plantaricin C family lantibiotic produces MQDQNGFQDVTWMQEVAEQEFDTDVFGACTTNTFSLSDYWGNRGHLCSITSECMSWCR; encoded by the coding sequence ATGCAGGATCAGAATGGATTCCAGGACGTCACCTGGATGCAGGAGGTCGCTGAGCAGGAGTTCGATACGGACGTTTTCGGTGCCTGCACCACCAACACGTTCTCCCTCAGCGACTACTGGGGCAACCGTGGCCACCTGTGCAGCATCACCAGCGAGTGCATGTCGTGGTGTAGGTGA